A single Rhopalosiphum padi isolate XX-2018 chromosome 4, ASM2088224v1, whole genome shotgun sequence DNA region contains:
- the LOC132929655 gene encoding uncharacterized protein LOC132929655, translated as MKRLSAKLVFMGSQGVGKSSIITRYIKGDFQKECEATIGASFMYAKVTLRDYQITLKVWDTAGQERFRSLVPMYYRNSDAVAIVFDVSDRDSFNQVKNWINEVRKNTDTPVVYYVVGNKTDLLDSRTIMFEEAEEFANSVNAHYWETSVYSNTGIQDLFTKIGRNLIEIVESSKPPVNLKLEIDPEEVSNNDRINNSKIQCCTN; from the exons atgaaGAGATTATCTGCCAAATTAGTATTCATGGGCTCTCAGG gAGTGGGTAAATCAAGTATAATCACAAGATACATAAAAGGTGATTTCCAAAAGGAATGTGAAGCAACAATTGGTGCTTCATTTATGTATGCTAAAGTTACATTACGAGACTATCAAATTACTTTGaaa GTTTGGGATACAGCTGGACAAGAACGGTTTCGTAGTTTAGTTCCAATGTATTACAGAAATTCAGACGCAGTCGCTATTGTTTTTGATGTATCAGACCGAGACTCGTTCAATCAAGTTAAAAATTGGATTAAtg AAGTAAGAAAAAATACCGACACACCTGTGGTTTATTATGTTGTTGGTAACAAAACTGATCTGTTAGATTCACGGACAATAATGTTTGAAGAAGCTGAAGAATTTGCTAATTCAGTAAATGCTCATTATTGGGAAACTAGTGTTTATTCAAATACAG gtaTTCAAGACTTATTCACAAAAATTGGTCGTAACCTTATAGAAATAGTAGAAAGTTCTAAACCACCTGTGAATTTAAAACTTGAAATTGATCCAGAAGAAGTTTCTAACAATGATAGGATAAATAATTCTAAGATACAATGTTGtactaattga